The window ACCGGGCACTGCTGGAGACGAGCAGCAGCGAGAGCAACAACAGCAGCCCGGAGGTCACGATAATGCGATTTCTCCGGACAAACTCGAGCATGGCTGAGGTGCGGAACGCCGCCCGCCGGCTAGTCGGGGCGGTTACTCATCGAATCAAACCGCGCGCAGGCGCTTCACTGAATGGTGACATCCTTCAACAGCGACAATTCGTCGAGGACCTTGCCGGCGCCCATCACCACCGCCGTCAGCGGATCATCCGCCAGCACCACCGGCAGCCCCGTCTCCTCGCGCAGCAGCACGTCCAAGTTGCGCAGCAACGCGCCGCCGCCGGCGAGCACGATGCCCTTGTCGACGATGTCGGAGGCGAGTTCGGGCGGCGTACGTTCGAGTGCGATTCGGACGGCGTCAACGATTTGATTGATCGGCTCGAGCAACGAATCGCGGATCTCTTCGTCGGAAACCTCGACGGTCTTCGGCACCCCCGCAACCAGGTCGCGTCCCTTGATTTCCATGGTCTGGATCTCGTTGCCGGGGTAAGCTGACCCGATCGTGATCTTGATCAGCTCCGCCGTGCGCTCGCCAATCAGCAAGTTGTACTTGCGCTTGATGTACTGGACGATGGCCTCGTCCATCTTGTCGCCGCCTACCCGGACGGACTTGGAGAACACCACCCCCTTGAGGGAAATCACGGCGACCTCGGTGGTGCCACCGCCGATATCGACGATCATGTTACCCGTCGGTTCGGTGATCGGCAGGCCGGCACCGATGGCCGCGGCCATCGGCTCTTCGATGAGATAAACCTCGCGGGCGCCGGCCGACTCGGCCGATTCCTTCACCGCCCGTTTCTCGACCTCGGTGATCCCGAAGGGCACGCAAATGATGATGCGCGGCCGCACCAGCGTCTTGCGATTGTGGATCTTCTGAATGAAGTAGCGCAGCATCGCCTCGGTGATCTCGAAATCCGCGATCACCCCGTCCTTGAGCGGGCGAATGGCGACAATCGAGCCGGGCGTGCGCCCGAGCATCTTCTTCGCCTCCGCCCCAACCGCCAGAACCCGCCGGCCGCCTCGCGCGTCCTTTTGCACCGCAACCACCGACGGCTCGTTCGAGACGATGCCCTCGCTCTTGACGTAGATGAGCGTGTTCGCGGTTCCCAAATCGATCGCCAGATCGTTGGAGAAGAGGCCGAGCAAAAAATCGAGCACCATTGTCGAGTTATCCCGTGTGATCGGGTCAGGGGCGTGCGTACCAGAATCGCCCTAGCAGGGCAAGGCAGCCGCGCGGGCGAGCCGGGAGGCGCCCCGGTGAGCGGGATTGCCCGGCTTTGCCCATGACGCACTGCATTGACATTTTGACGCGCCGTGTTAAATAGAGCGGCAGAAAGGAGGTGAAGAGCATGACAGCGAAGAAACCAGAGAAGGGGATGCTGGCCCGGTTGCCCAAACGGATCGAGAGCGCTCGCCATGATGTCGAGAAGCTGGCCCGGCGGGTATGGACCGACGCGGTGGAGATGTTGCCGGCGGCCCCGCGCAAAGCGGTGCGCAAACTGACCCACGAAGTGGAGCGCGTGGCCACCGATGTGAGGAAGCGGGCGGAGAAGGCGCGGGCGCGGGTCGAGGCGCGCGGCGAACGGATCGTCAGCGGGGCCGCTCATCGGGCCGAGAAGGCGTTGGCGCCAGTGGTGAACCGGCTCGACGTTGCCTCGCGTAGCGAGCTGGACCGCCTGCGCAAGCGAGTGGCGGCGCTGGAACGTCGCGTGACGAAACCGGCTCATCCGGCTAGCCCGGCGACACCGGCTTGAAGCAACACTGGTCAGAGGGTCGTCGGGGCTTCTTCCCGCCCGACGACCCGATCAGGCAGCACTGGCAGCGCCGTCCTTGGCTTTCGAGCTTTCCTTGGCGGGGGGCTTGGCAGAATCGCCCTTGGTTTCGGTGGAACCACCGTTTGACGCCCCGCTAGTCGGTCCCTTCCGAGCATAGTCAGTAGCGTACCAGCCCGTGCCCTTGAGCTGGAACGAGGTGTTGGACATCAGCTTGGCGACCTTGCCCTTGCACGTTGGACAGCGCTTGAGCGCAGGATCGCTGAACTTCTGTACCAACTCAAAATGCCCACACTTCGGGCACCCGTACTCGTAAATCGGCATAGATCCTCCGTTCGAGCGCGACGTTAATCAGGACCCTCCGGCTTGTCAACGCGAACCGCCCCACCCGCCAGCCGTTCTAGCTGCGCGGCAACGTCTGCCGGGCTGACCGTCTCGATTTCCACCAACTTCTCCCGGCTCTTGGCCCCACCCACCACCCGCACCGCCGACGGGGGCAGTTCGACCGCACGCGCCACCAGGCGGACCAAAGCCGCATTGGCCTCGCCTTCAACTGGAGGCGCAGTGACTTGCGCCTTGAGCGCTTGCCCGTGCCAGCCCACGATGCGGTTGTGGCTGGCGCGTGGCTGCAAGCGGATGCGCACCCGCACGGTGCCGGGTGTAGTCGTCAGAAACCCCGTGCTCATCTGAGGCCGCGCGCCAGGTCGAACAGACTCTGAACCAAGAACGCCTGCAGGAAGTAGATCCCCACCAGCACGATCAGCGGCGACAAATCGATGCCCGCGGCAAATATCGGCACCGCCCGGCGAACCCGGTACAGCAACGGCTCGGTGGCATTGAAAAGGAACCGTA of the Deltaproteobacteria bacterium genome contains:
- a CDS encoding rod shape-determining protein gives rise to the protein MVLDFLLGLFSNDLAIDLGTANTLIYVKSEGIVSNEPSVVAVQKDARGGRRVLAVGAEAKKMLGRTPGSIVAIRPLKDGVIADFEITEAMLRYFIQKIHNRKTLVRPRIIICVPFGITEVEKRAVKESAESAGAREVYLIEEPMAAAIGAGLPITEPTGNMIVDIGGGTTEVAVISLKGVVFSKSVRVGGDKMDEAIVQYIKRKYNLLIGERTAELIKITIGSAYPGNEIQTMEIKGRDLVAGVPKTVEVSDEEIRDSLLEPINQIVDAVRIALERTPPELASDIVDKGIVLAGGGALLRNLDVLLREETGLPVVLADDPLTAVVMGAGKVLDELSLLKDVTIQ
- a CDS encoding DUF167 domain-containing protein is translated as MSTGFLTTTPGTVRVRIRLQPRASHNRIVGWHGQALKAQVTAPPVEGEANAALVRLVARAVELPPSAVRVVGGAKSREKLVEIETVSPADVAAQLERLAGGAVRVDKPEGPD
- a CDS encoding YggT family protein is translated as MFVLANLVSATAQALNLVLQLYMFIVIARALISWVNPDPHNPIVRFLFNATEPLLYRVRRAVPIFAAGIDLSPLIVLVGIYFLQAFLVQSLFDLARGLR
- a CDS encoding zinc ribbon domain-containing protein; protein product: MPIYEYGCPKCGHFELVQKFSDPALKRCPTCKGKVAKLMSNTSFQLKGTGWYATDYARKGPTSGASNGGSTETKGDSAKPPAKESSKAKDGAASAA